The window gattatttttttttctttagtgtacatcaaataaataattgtcatcatcattcaaaatcaaacacaTGTAGTCACAATTATACATACATCATTTTATATACACTATAtaccattttttgttgtctgtgatcctgtttttttttaattttctcatCCTCATTAATTCTCCCCTCTGTAGATATATTTTAAATGaactgattgattttttttttcattattaaaaccaaaaatttttgttacaCTCACTTTGTCTGCattcgatcgatcaatcttacacaatattttttttttaaagttttCTTCCCATTCCATAGTTTTGgagattttaattttaatagattaaatttctttttatttttttttttatctaacTATCTAGACGATTGAAACATTTGGAAAACCGTGCCCGGAAACGTTTTAAGGAAAATATTCgatcaaaacaaatgttAAATCTACTAACGACCATGTCGAATGCCGATTCGAATTGTCCAAATCCAATTGTATCGACTTCCGTACATCATCCACAACCATTATCGAAATTAAATACAAGTGAATCACTGGAACCAATATCACCGaaagattcaaattcattgaacgATAATGTAATGGATCCAttagatttgattgaattgaatggataTGAAAATAAAGGCGCAACATTCGATAGCCGTGATGTTAAATatgcagatgatgatgatgatgatgattttgaaaacattAACATTGAAGATGGAAATGAAGAATTGACAGCTATCACtcaaaataatcatgaatAACAACGAACTAAATGAtatgaattatcattataattgcAGACAAAGCATGTGACATTGACTGTGATATTTAAAAGTTATGAACATAATaggatgaaaattttttccaaaatttctGACAAAACTCATTGGGCAATTAGTattgtagaattttttttctttctttactTTTCCTGTGGATTTTAagtggtgttttttttgtgggtTTGAAATGAACACATCTCTAGTCATTTACTTATCTTATCGTATGGGagattttattatcatttgaattgaacaaaaattattttaaaatattttcattttattcaatcaaccaCTATTAACCGGTGTTTGTTACCTTTGATTTGCTCTGATTCTCTTTATtgtatctttttttcttgaaatgagatgaaaattttatcaaaattcaaatgttctaaccaaatcgataaatttaattaaattggTGATTTCTTGTTGTGaacgatttgattttggcATTCTCTTCAATTCACGTCGAATCGTTTTCAATTCTTGTTTATATTTAGCATTCAATTCTTTGATATTAATGTGAAATTCTGTAACCTGTTCCCAGGATTCAACggtttcattcaaaaatctTTCCAATGACATGATCCAACATTTAAAtcgatattcatcattatcattattattattagttctTAATAATCTAGTTGTTGATGTAATTCGATAAAACATTTTCGATAATAGTAACATACGACGTCTTTCATTATCAGCTTTTACATACGATGGGCGTTTATGTGGTCGTGTTAAATGATTATAGGTATCATAATAcataaaacaaattgaacattCAATCAAGATTTTTGGTAAGATTAAAATTAGACAGATCGGTATCATTATGGCTACCACATAGCTAAATGTAAGGACGGCAAacatttatttgatgataaaaaaaagaattttttttttttgctatccatgaaacgaatgaatgccaacctaataatgaaattctcGAATTAAATATcagaaatttaaattgtttgaaGTTTGATTACATTCTTTTTGAATAGAATTTCTTAAACTCAATCAAAATAGATTATTTTTCTGCAAAATATAGCCATGGACACGTGTTCTACTTCTATGTCTTTAATCCTGTTGAATGGCTTTTGTCAAATAGTATACGTCATTAAATTTGGATATATTGATTTGGCAGTATGACAAGTCAATTGTAATTGACAATTAATCAGCTTTTTGACCTTATCAAGGCTAAATTTTCATATCGTTGCCACtgttttttccaatcaaccagataagaacaacaaaaaaaaaattggcagaTAATTGTACACGTACATTTCCTAGtgattatatataaatgatattTCGATTGTCATTTGAAAACTACACCCATTTTTAtataacaaatttttttcatctttcaaTCAATCCTTTCAATTAATCAACGATGGCCAGCCAAACTTTACAAAAGATTTTCAAGtaatttaaatgataaaatttcattttatttctatgattgacttaatgaaaatttttttattactaaAGATACATTGACGACAGGGCCGATTCATATATTCAACGATTGAGCGAAGCTGTTGCAATCAAAAGTGTTTCTTGTTCTTATGAATTACGAAATGAAACTATTGAAATGGTCAAATGGATGGAAAAAGTAATGTTGATTAAGCACGctaatttttatatatgaaattaaacggtatttttttttgattagcTATTAAAACAAGAAGGTGTTAAAACTGAACTGGCTGATATTGGTGAACAAACATTTCCTGATGGTCGTAAAGCTCCATTGCCACCGGTTTTGTTAGGAGAACTTGGCAATGAttcaaagaagaaaacatTATGTATCTATGGACATTTGGATGTTCAACCTGCTGCTAAATCAGATGGTTGGGATAGTGAACCATTTGTCTtgactgaaaaaaatggaaaacttTATGGCCGCGGTTCATCCGATGATAAAGGCCCGGTGCTTGGCTGGCTTCATGCTATTCAAGCTTTTAAAGCCAACAATACCGAGTTGCCAGTAAATTTGAAGGTATGAATTACATTTCCGTTAtgttattaatttttattaactctcgttttattttatttaacaTTCACAACAGTTTGTTTTCGAAGGTATGGAAGAATCCGGTTCGGAAGGTCTGGATGAGCTTTTGCTTAGCCGTAAGGATAGCTTTTTTAAGGATGTGGATTACGTTTGTATAAGTGACAATTACTGGCTTGGAACAAAAAAGCCCTGTCTTACCTATGGACTTCGTGGATTGGCTTATTTTTACATTGAAATCGAATGTGCAGCTAAAGATTTACATTCTGGCGTATATGGAGGTTCTGTCCACGAAGCTATGACTGATTTAGTACATTTATTTTCACGTCTTGTCGACAGCAAAggaaatataatgattaccGGTATCATGGATGATGTGAAACCACTGACCAGTGAAGAGGAAAAATTGTATCACGCCATTGATTTTTGTGCTAACGATTTTTGTGCAGATGTTGGATGCGATCGTTTGATCCATGACAACAAGATTAAGACGTTGACTCATCGATGGCGATATCCATCACTTTCGATTCATGGAATTGAAGGTGCATTTTCGGACTCTGGATCGAAAACTGTTATCCCTAAGAAGGTGAATGGgaaattttccattcgatTGGTACCCAATCAAgacccgaaaaaaattgaaaaaattgttgttgattatttgagtgctgaatttcaaaaattgaatagtCCAAACAAATTCC of the Dermatophagoides farinae isolate YC_2012a chromosome 1, ASM2471394v1, whole genome shotgun sequence genome contains:
- the LOC124492504 gene encoding uncharacterized protein LOC124492504 — encoded protein: MFAVLTFSYVVAIMIPICLILILPKILIECSICFMYYDTYNHLTRPHKRPSYVKADNERRRMLLLSKMFYRITSTTRLLRTNNNNDNDEYRFKCWIMSLERFLNETVESWEQVTEFHINIKELNAKYKQELKTIRRELKRMPKSNRSQQEITNLIKFIDLVRTFEF
- the Cndp2 gene encoding cytosolic non-specific dipeptidase 2, producing MASQTLQKIFKYIDDRADSYIQRLSEAVAIKSVSCSYELRNETIEMVKWMEKLLKQEGVKTELADIGEQTFPDGRKAPLPPVLLGELGNDSKKKTLCIYGHLDVQPAAKSDGWDSEPFVLTEKNGKLYGRGSSDDKGPVLGWLHAIQAFKANNTELPVNLKFVFEGMEESGSEGLDELLLSRKDSFFKDVDYVCISDNYWLGTKKPCLTYGLRGLAYFYIEIECAAKDLHSGVYGGSVHEAMTDLVHLFSRLVDSKGNIMITGIMDDVKPLTSEEEKLYHAIDFCANDFCADVGCDRLIHDNKIKTLTHRWRYPSLSIHGIEGAFSDSGSKTVIPKKVNGKFSIRLVPNQDPKKIEKIVVDYLSAEFQKLNSPNKFRAFMVNGGRPWVSSPDSPNFTAGRLATKHVYGVEPDMTREGGSIPVTLTFQEITNKSVMLLPMGAADDGAHSQNEKIDRRNYIEGTKLLAAYIHEIANV